From Sporolactobacillus pectinivorans:
TGCTCTTCCCTGTTTCATACATCAAGCGCCTCATGTTCCACCAGGTTCCGATTCCGAGATCATCCAGACGTTGGTTGACCATTTTTTCAACTTCTTTTTGTAGAAAAGCGTCATTCACCAAAACCTGAACAACGGGAGTATCACTTCCTTTTTCCATCAATTCACGCCTCCTCAGACTTTTTTACTCACCATGCGAAGAAAACCACGTTGGATCAGTCGAACCTGGCATCCGGCCCATAGCTTCAACCATGAAAATTTATAAGTGCGGCACACGGTCGCCATATACTCATTCAGCCAGGCAACAGCTTCCGTTGCCTCATCCAGCGACCGCTTGATATCGTCCCTTTCGAAGTTTCCGAGAAACTGAGGATTCACATCAAGCACGGCCTTCTGCATGGCTTCGTACGCTTCCTCCGTTTCCTTCAGCGCCCGGGATTGGATGGCTGAACACTGCCGGATTAAAGCCGGTCCATTGAGTGCCGGTGCCCATGCCCCCGCGGTGTACTCACTGGCAACCGCCCGGGCATAGTCCGGATCATCAAACCGTTCCATTGCCCGGCTGGAGATGTCCGGAGGAATCTTGTTCCGCTCGTTTTCATAATGGGAAACGCCCTCTCTTGAGATCCCGCCGAGTTCGAAAGCCATTTGTTGCTGTGACTTCTTTCCTCTCAATCTCCTAAGTTCTTTACCAGTCGACATTGCTTTGATGCCTCCTTGTACCATTTTTAAAAGTGTTTTGGAAATACTATTGAACTATGAAATTTGATCCGCCTCCTTTCTCCTACCTCTGTTAAAATGGAAATGTCTGGCGACAAAATCCATTGAGAGGAGGTGAGAATATGAGTGTTTATTTGATTACTTACGATTTAAATAAGCCAGTTCAGGATTATGATGACTTATTTAAAAAGATTCAGAGCCTTGGAGACTGGAATCATTTCATGAAATCAAACTGGTTTGTTTCTACGAGCCAATACGGAACCGAAGACATCCAGAAAGAACTATTGAAAATTCTTGACCAAAACGATTTTCTGTTTATTACGAGACTTATTTCTGGTTATCATGGCTGGCTCCCTCAGGAAACTTGGGATTGGTTGACGTCACACATGTAAATTCACTGTGTCCTCTCTCTCCGTACCCAAGAGAGACAGAGGTTTGAAATGATTTCTCAAGATTAGAAAAGATATTTGTTATCTCGTCCCGAACAATTTCGCGGATCTGTTCTTCTAGTTCGGGGCTTATTTTTATGTTGACTGTGAAGTCTCGAACCTTGACCATTAGATCACTTCCTGTTCTTTATTATTTTGTGCAATTTTTACACTGTTTTGATCAAAAAAAAGTGTCCAATCAAAGTTCATGAATTTTGCTATCCTTTGTGCAACATCGACGCTTGGTCTAAGACCATTTTCGATTTTTGTGTAATACGAACGATCTATTTTCGCACCGTTTGCTACGTCCTGCTGAGATAGTTCAAGCGCATCGCGCCTAGCCTTAAGAAAATTGTCTTTCAAAGTACACACCTCCTTGTGCATCTTTTACACAAATAATTATACAGTGCATTTTTTGCACAGTCAATACTCTTTGTTAATATTTTGCACAAATATTTTAATGTGCAAATTATTCACTTATAATAAATTCATACTGGACGGAGGGATAAAATTGGATTACGGGAAAAGGCTCAAAAGGCTTAGAGAATCAAAAAATCTCTCTCAACAAG
This genomic window contains:
- a CDS encoding helix-turn-helix domain-containing protein, with the protein product MKDNFLKARRDALELSQQDVANGAKIDRSYYTKIENGLRPSVDVAQRIAKFMNFDWTLFFDQNSVKIAQNNKEQEVI
- a CDS encoding DUF771 domain-containing protein; translation: MEKGSDTPVVQVLVNDAFLQKEVEKMVNQRLDDLGIGTWWNMRRLMYETGKSRGWIQENILSDPNIRSFSRKIGGQWVFKPGAMKQYLMNWFEEAEEV
- a CDS encoding helix-turn-helix domain-containing protein encodes the protein MSTGKELRRLRGKKSQQQMAFELGGISREGVSHYENERNKIPPDISSRAMERFDDPDYARAVASEYTAGAWAPALNGPALIRQCSAIQSRALKETEEAYEAMQKAVLDVNPQFLGNFERDDIKRSLDEATEAVAWLNEYMATVCRTYKFSWLKLWAGCQVRLIQRGFLRMVSKKV